TATCAAATGCTTGTTTTGAAAggctaaaaatgattaaaatcctGGCATTCTTGACATCTAGCTATAAGTGGGGATCCTGGTGGACAAAAATTCCATCATATCGCAACTTGTCACTGCCACAGTCAATCGAGTCATTAAAATATCTTCATACTCTATGCTTGAGAGGCTATCAATTAGGTGACATCTCCATTTTGGAAAGCCTAAAAGCACTTGAGATTCTTGACTTGCGTGGTTCTTCTTTCATAGAATTGCCTAATGGAATCGCGTCATTAAAGAAATTGAAGCTTCTGGATTTGTTCCATTGTTTCCTTCAGACAAAAAATGCTTACGAGGTTATAGGAAGATGTTTGCAGCTGAATGAATTGTATTTGTATATAAATTCATATGCATATGAGGAATCTCCGCATAATATCTCTTTCTCAAGATTAGAGAggtatgttttaatttataaaatgtaCCCCTGGCACCTGCCGACTGACATGTTGGAAGAACATAGACCAACTAGAGCTTTATGCATAGATGGTTTTAATGCCTCAGTTCAAAGTTTTATATCATTACCAATTAAGGATTTCTTTCAAAAAGCAGAGTACCTTGAATTGAGGTACCTTAAGGGAGGTTACAAAAATGTAATCCCATCCATGGATCCACAAGGCATGAATCACTTGATTTTCCTAAAGTTAGAATATTGTCCAGAGATAGAATGCCTCTTTGATAGTACCAATGTTGATCCGCTGCAAACTGAAGATGCGTTCTTCAGCCTAGTCATTTTAAGGTTGTCTCAATTGGATAACCTTGAAGAAGTGTTTCATGACCCCTCTTCCAGATGCTCTCTCAAAAGTTTAGAAATTCTAAACATAGACTATTGCAGACAATTGTACAATATTTCCTTTCCCAAGAACTCAAAGCTATGCCATCTCAAGGTCTTGAGAATATATAATTGCCCGATGCTAACTTTTATCTTCAAGCCATCCATTGTCCAAACTCTAGAGCTGCTAGAAGAAGTGAGAATATCTGAATGCTATGAATTGAAGCACATAAtagaagaagtggaagaaggGAGTGTTGATTATGTTAGCAGCCAAAGTCATACCTCTTTGATGCTCCCAAAATTAGGGACACTTACTATTCGTCGATGTCAGGGGTTGGAATATATATTCCCTATGTGTTGTGCTCATGGGCTAGCAAGTTTGGAAGAACTGGACATTGAAGAATGTAATGAGTTGAAGTATGTATTTGGCAATGAAAAGGAACATGATCTTAGAGTGTACCAGCACCAGAGTCACCGTCAAACTAAAGTTGACATCAATTTGCTCTATTTGGGTGAGCTCCATTTAAAGTCATTACCGAATCTGGTTGAAATTTGGCCTAAATATTGTCATCCACGTTTACCAAATTTGGAAAAGTTAATCTGCCAAAATTGTCCAAGATTGTCAAATTTTTTTCTGCATATGGCGGTGATTGATTCAAATCTGCAGCCAGACACAACTCCAAtggtaatatattatttaatttgaatatgaagGTTTCTATAATAGCACATAAATAAATGAGTttggttaattaaaaaaatagttattgtttgtTAATTCATTAATGCATTTTGAGGGGTTTAGCTGAACCGTGACTTATGGACATTTATTAACCTTTCATGGCTAGaacacaaattttttaattttaattttagtataaaCTACTTGATCTATTCcagctttaatattttttttaatcattttaagattatttttttttcatatttcgtAATGAAAGAAGTGGGCAATAAACTAGAGATATGAGCTATGGTCGTTCTCTTGTTGGAGTTTAAACTGAGATATCAACGCTATAATCCATGCTTCAACTTTTATTTAAACTGAGTTACAGCTAGCTGTGGATCTCATAACAGCTGGAATTTCTCCCTTTCATACGTATGCTCCCTTAATGAAAGATATTGTAAATTATAAATagattgataaaataatagataactTAGGTCTTTATTAAATATAGTAATATAATTGAACATGCATGTGTATTGTGAAGGAtaggtatataattttttattagaagtgtttgaattttatttaacaatattACCTACTTATTCCTGTAAACGAACACTTATTGACTCAATTTGTACCTCACAACTAGcgctttttattttaagaaaaattactaCACACAGTTAGTACATTTtacaattgtttttaaaaattctgaTAGCTACTTTCGTTTTAAACAAGTTGTGCCCTTATACTAAAAAGGTGCTCTTTTTACTGGTGTGTTCTATCTTTGGTTTAATTTGGAAATTCCAACAAATTGAATTATCAAATGTAGTAGACTAACAATGAAATGTCTTAATTTGTATATAGGAGAAGGATATACTATGGTTGGTTGCCACCATGTTCCACCAATTGAACGATCAAACGATTGCCCCCGAACTTAAAGATGTCCTCAAACTTAAATACCTTAATTTGAATGATATTGTTGGAGTAAAAGGTCTTTTCAAATTCCAAATCAGCGAACCTGGAAGCATTAGAGAATTAGTTCCATTGAACATGGGTCTAGTTGATCTCACCTTATTTGATCTACCTGAGCTCAAGTTCATATGGAAGGGCCCCACAAATTTTCTAAGCCTCCAGATGCTTGACATGATTTATGTGAATGGATGTCCAAAATTGAAAACCATCTTCTCCCCTACCATTGTTAGAAGCTTACCAATGCTGAAAACATTGAGAATAAGTAATTGTGAGGAATTAGAGCACATATTTGATTCAGGTGATTCAGAAGAATTCAAATGCCTATATACTTGTTCCCAACAAGTGTGCTTCCCAAATTTGGAGTGGATTGAAGTTGAAAACTGCAACAAGTTGAAatgtcttttttataattttgtggcTGGTCATTTCCCCAGTCTGGCTGATTTGGATATAGCAGACTGCTCTCAATTAGAGAAGATTTTTGCTTTTGAACATGAAGCTGGTGATGATGGTCAAGAAGGAACTGCTAAGGATGGAGAACAAGTACTGTTGCGCAACCTAACACATATAAATTTCACAAGTTTGCCAAATTTCAAAGAGATTCACCATGGATTTaagttaacaaataattttgaacaGACTATAACAGATTGTCCTAAATATGCTCCAAGTTTATATCTATACCCAGGTAAAACTCTCATGTCCTTTTTCCAGGCACAATTTTTATGCCTTGGATCACATTGTtaagttaaatattattttatcatgaagTTTTATGTTAAACTTTGCTCGATGAGAAAGTCCTCTCATAAGGCTTTAAGAATAGAAATAGTTGCTCTAATTTTATACTCTTGCTTTTATCATTCTGCAACATATGTAATTGCATTCATATATACTAGAGGAAGTTCTTTCTAGATACAACTAATGGTGGACTTGTTCTTAATTTGTTAAcacatttaaaaagaagaagaaatggaatGGAGTGGAGAATGCAGCTCTGATTAGACAATGGTATTACGTACTGTCAAAAGTGCTTGAAGTTGTCGCCCAACTGATTTACATACGTAGGAAGAGGTTATCAGGTacgtaacatttttcttttcatttaattatgttttaattcctgataaatatataattttaaaatttttcttttaataaatttttactatacattgaattcttaataaattaataattttatttttatccttcacatttttattatttgattttagtctcaattaatataaatgattttttttcaaggaaaaaaaagttaagaataaaaataaaaatattattttattagaaactcaatacaaaataaaaaattattaaaaaataaatgcagaaattatatatttgttaagaaacaaacatatttaagtcttttcTTTATAATTCTTTAGCAATACACAACAGGATTATGTCGATAATATTTCAGtctattaaaataagtattgtaGAAAGAGATATATAATACTAGTCATAGTCCCATTTGAAATTGAtataagtcattttttaaattgaagaaaattaCCATTATCATGGTCACTGTGACTTTTTTTAagtctaataataaaaatgtgttgCTATAAGCAAAAGTtagtttgataaatttttttaaaatattattgggAAGATTCGAGCATGGGACCTCTTCCCACTTCCTTCTTCATCTACCCTTAAGTTTCCCTTTCCCAGTCACGGGTCccttctaataataaaaatgttagaaaatgtaAGCTTTGTATGGTACACCATAATAATTCTCAAACTATTTTTTCACTTAACTCATGCACACATGAAAGCAGAATGGGAGGGTTAATAACTCAATTCTTTTTCACTTATTTATACAAATCATCCTACAACCCATGGCCTCTTATAGTCATGAACatgtaatataataatattattaaactaaTACTTTTTTATCAAGAAATATTCGACAGTGGCTGCATACAAGAGACGTTTGTGGCCAACTTGTGCTTCTTAATTTGCAAATATGCTTTGTCAAGCATTGCAACATCTTTTCTTTCtgataaaaaactattttagaaCTTTTGTTCCCTAAGCAGTTTGTCTCCTTGATTGTAATTGTGTGcattaattcttatattttgcGAATTATTCTACAAACTAAGTCtcttatttcaaaatttcatctgataattaacaaaaatgtaTCAAAGGTGCGACACGTAATTGATTTGTAAGCACAAAACAGAGATTTCAGGTCATGCATGCATCTGATGAGTTAATTTAGTGACTTCAAATGTGCAACTTACTCCCTGTCTTGTTGATGCTAGGACTTCTTGATCCAGAAAACAACTTCAATTTGTCTTTCGTTTCATGCTCTTGAAAGCTCAAGGATTGTTCAAGTTTGTTGCCATGTACATATCAAGTTGTGTGTTAATTAATGTAAACCAGTTACTTTCACGTGAGTGTTGTGTTAAGATTTAAGGTTAAGCTTGAATTATTTGCTTTATTCattgtaaaaatatttctagCAGCGTTGTTATAAACTCTGAACTTGCTTTTGGTACTTGAAACAGTAAAACCATAAtgtaaatttaatcaatttgtAGCATTTACAGATGAAAGTACCAATATTACACTTTAACAATGCATTGTTTGCGACTTAAAGATCAACCTGAAAGTTTGATTGTTAAGATATTTATGTTATGAAACCATATAGGTCTTTATGAAAAGCAAGTCACCTTGGCAAACAATCTATTAGCGGCTTTCCAACTTGTGATTTAGCCAATTTTTTTGAAATCCTTTAAATCCTCCCAAATCCTGAGAGCCTAATGTGGAACCAAGTAAATTGAGCAGTACGTTGTCAGAGTCCAAAACAGAACAGAACACCTTATGTACCAACATGGGTAGAAAAAGTTAGGCATTTTAATTTGAACAACATGACAGTCTTTACACAAAAATATATGCCACTTACAAATGATAAGATCGcataaagaaaggaaaaaaatggtgattaatattatataatatgtaacAAAATGCTGATTACATCCCACCTcttcttgtttaatttcttcAGGTTCATGTTTTCTAAAAACTTTTGTATCAGACAAGTTAAGCACTAGATAATGCAACATTGAAAGCACTATAGACATCACAAAGGATAAAATTatactatataattttaataattattatatcatcataacttttaattgaataatgtattgttaaaattattgttaGATTTAAAGTCTCTTTCTgataaatcatatataataagttttaaattaataaaaaatcatttactactttatttatataaattaaaattaatataatataaatatttcaaaatatgaatCATTGGTTATTTTCTTGTTGTTCAATTTAACAAAAAGGATCCTGGTATGTGTGTGCGCATGTCTTCAATTTAATATAAACAATCttggtgtgtgtctgtgtgCATATGAGTGTGTGCATGTGTGCGTGAGTGTGTGTGCATAATTAATAATACACATTATTATTGGCTGGTTACATTGTTTATGCAAAAGTAAGCGCGAATGGGCTTAGATTTGAATTTTTCCTCGGTTGAGTTGTATCTGAAATGAGATACACAAAAGtcaagtttatttaatttggaGTCTATGAGGCATTTTCTCCGAGAAATAATCATCAGAATGAAGAATAAGGAAGTAGAGTTCATGAATGcaaatatttatgtataagCCGTTTTTATAGTGGTCGAGAAAATAAGGTTAAACATTTTCACATAATTTGTAGGGTGTTTACATAAGTAATCTTGAACACCTTATTGAAATAAAGTGTTTAAGTTACAATATCAATTTAACTAAACTGTAAATAAATTCTTCCAAAcgtttgaaaggaaaaaaaaaaaaagtgggaaaAATGAGTACTAATTAACTTTCCTCACTGTCGTACGTGGTTAggtaaaaagaggaaaaatgtcTCCAAAGAAAAGCAAACAAGGAAGCTGCTAATTTTGCCCCTCATCGTTATTCCTTAGTGATCAAATTAAGGACACTTTGCTTGACTACATTTTGTTAGGGAATTCTTGCTCTGGAGGAGGTTGAATTGATATATTTTAGAGCAACAAAACCTTATTGAGAtcaaaactaagaaaaatgttGTTATTTTCAGCGCGTAAGATGAGAATATGGTATCAAACATCAAGCACAAAAGATCAAAATGAGAGTTAATTTGATTGTTAAGCTATTAATACTATGAAATGGAAAGTTCATTTTAAATATCAATACAAATGAAGGATATCTTGACACATCAGCCGTAGGCTCTTGCATTTTATAGAACTCAGCTAGCCTTGATGGAGGAGAATATCAAGGGATTTTCTCCCTCAATTATGTGACGCAAGTCACTTCAGCAAACATTCTTAGATGCTTTCCTAAAGAAGCCAATTCAAGAAAAATGAAGCCTCTCCAACTTGTTCATACTTGGCATTGAAGAGAGGAAGGGAATTAAACTTCCATTATTGATTGCAAGATACTATTTTAACTTGCCATGGAATTAGTGTGAATATATAAGTGACCCACTAGGACTAATTACTTATAGGGCACATATGCATGCAGTTACAAGGTCGCTATTCCTGATTGAGGTAACAAACTAACTAAGGCCCCTTACTTATCTATATTGAAGTACCTGTTTCCCAGTAGGACAAACTAATAAATTCAAATGTTGTTCAAATTAATAGCATATGAAAAGATACTATATATTAGAGAAATAGCTCTGTTTATTAATGACCAAATATCTTTGTTTAgtcaaacaaatttataaatttatcaaataacgtataactaattaaaatgattGGCCAAACACAATCTTAAATCTTCTTAATTAAGAAGTGGGCCTaagtcctttttttttcaatagataAAAAGGGTGAAACAGAAGCAAATTCATTCTGCCTTGAGCTTGATAGTCGTTATTTAAGAGTCACTCTCTATCAAAATATTCTTGAAGTCCCTGGGaagtcttgtttttcttttcgtcGGCAAAAagcaatatatattaattaaagggCACCAGAGATGCCAAAATCAGAACTTAAAAAGTTTAGGCAAGTATACCCCATACCACACACTTCTCTCTCATGTCTGACCAGTTTTTGTTTGTGTAAATCTTGTcaagatgtattttttttccttgagaaCATCTCGGACTCATTTATatgatactttatttttttacttttgtccAATGTGAAACTTTATCTCATATTTATAATCCAACAAATACCGGTATTAATTTTAACCCAAAAATCTGAGGGAAAATACATACTAACCAAAACACCAAGTTCACAAAAACTAACTAAATCCATCCCATATTCCTTACAGCCCCACAACATTTAATTAAACGACAACAATAACACTgacatttttgttatttaacgTTTTACTCTAATTATCTGATCCTTGCATTTGGTCTTATTGGTTATTCTGATATATTCTTCacaataattaattgatttatatgGAGACTTTTTTTACTGTAAATATTAGAGGTCGACCAGGAAAGAATTGTTCGATGTATATAagctagtattttttttttttcaatttgcttACCATAAAATTTCATctgatttattaatatatatgaagtCATGTATAGGAATCAAACCTTTTGTCCTCGTTTCTTTACTTGTATCTATTTTTTTGTGCAAAGCACAAACATAACAAagtttaaaaagtatttattccTATTCATGAACccccaaaaaaataaggaataaccTGCATCTTTATTAATTCCTTACTTTGCTAACTATGGAAGGATGaacttccaagttttattctttcatttaacaacaatacatatttttatacttcTTCACTCATCAATCTTTGATTTTTCCTATCTCGCATCAACATTTTCATTCTTTAAAATTGCAACTCCAACTCATTCAATTAATATTGTGATTCGCAGCAATAAAGGCTGTTTCTAAATTCTTTACCTTCTCGCCATCATATCTGCACATATCTTAAGGTACGCATCCCAATTCAAATCTTCAATTTAGTTTAGATTTTGTTTAACTTCGACAATTCATATTTTACGtccattttaataatataagttGCTGATCTTTTGAAGTTATAAATAGAGTTGCACCTTTAATATATTAACAGCATATTTGAATGGTGaaaagtatattaaatattttataataaatactatCTTCGTTTTTTCCcccaaaaaaatactaataatcacATAATATTAATGTATAGAGTTGCATTTGTATATTTGCCATGTCAATTACAATTTGTGGAAAGGCCTAATAATCTGCTACatgtcatgttttttttctaagactggcatttttttaagtttaatttgacaTGTTCA
The genomic region above belongs to Glycine max cultivar Williams 82 chromosome 14, Glycine_max_v4.0, whole genome shotgun sequence and contains:
- the LOC102662074 gene encoding probable disease resistance protein At4g27220 isoform X2 is translated as MGDIVVSIVAKLAEYTVGPILHHAQYLCCFNNIAGNLPNAKEELELTRNSVKERVEEAIMRTEIIEPAVEKWLKDVEKVLEEVHMLQERISEVSKSYFRRQFQYFLTKKIARKIEKMAQLNHNSKFDPFSKIAELPGMKYYSSKDFVLFKSRESTYENLLEALKDKSVSMIGLVGLGGSGKTTLAKEVGKKAEELKLFEKVVMATVSQTPNIRSIQLQIVDNLGLKFVEESEEGRAQRLSERLRTGTTLLILDDVWENLDFEAIGIPYNENNKGCGVLLTTRSREVCISMQCQTIIELNLLTGEEAWDLFKLNANITGESPYVLKGVATKIVDECKGLPIAIVTVGSTLKGKTFEEWESALSRLEDSKPLDIPKGLRSPYACLQLSYDNLTNQLAKSLFLLCSIFPEDHEIDLEDLFRFGKGMGLTGTFGTMVKARREMQTAVSILIDSFLLLQASKKERVKMHDMVRDVALWIASERGQAILASTGMDPRMLIEDETIKDKRAISLWDLKNGQLLDDDQLNCPSLEILLFHSPKVAFEVSNACFERLKMIKILAFLTSSYKWGSWWTKIPSYRNLSLPQSIESLKYLHTLCLRGYQLGDISILESLKALEILDLRGSSFIELPNGIASLKKLKLLDLFHCFLQTKNAYEVIGRCLQLNELYLYINSYAYEESPHNISFSRLERYVLIYKMYPWHLPTDMLEEHRPTRALCIDGFNASVQSFISLPIKDFFQKAEYLELRYLKGGYKNVIPSMDPQGMNHLIFLKLEYCPEIECLFDSTNVDPLQTEDAFFSLVILRLSQLDNLEEVFHDPSSRCSLKSLEILNIDYCRQLYNISFPKNSKLCHLKVLRIYNCPMLTFIFKPSIVQTLELLEEVRISECYELKHIIEEVEEGSVDYVSSQSHTSLMLPKLGTLTIRRCQGLEYIFPMCCAHGLASLEELDIEECNELKYVFGNEKEHDLRVYQHQSHRQTKVDINLLYLGELHLKSLPNLVEIWPKYCHPRLPNLEKLICQNCPRLSNFFLHMAVIDSNLQPDTTPMEKDILWLVATMFHQLNDQTIAPELKDVLKLKYLNLNDIVGVKGLFKFQISEPGSIRELVPLNMGLVDLTLFDLPELKFIWKGPTNFLSLQMLDMIYVNGCPKLKTIFSPTIVRSLPMLKTLRISNCEELEHIFDSGDSEEFKCLYTCSQQVCFPNLEWIEVENCNKLKCLFYNFVAGHFPSLADLDIADCSQLEKIFAFEHEAGDDGQEGTAKDGEQVLLRNLTHINFTSLPNFKEIHHGFKLTNNFEQTITDCPKYAPSLYLYPEEMEWSGECSSD
- the LOC102662074 gene encoding probable disease resistance protein At4g27220 isoform X1, which gives rise to MGDIVVSIVAKLAEYTVGPILHHAQYLCCFNNIAGNLPNAKEELELTRNSVKERVEEAIMRTEIIEPAVEKWLKDVEKVLEEVHMLQERISEVSKSYFRRQFQYFLTKKIARKIEKMAQLNHNSKFDPFSKIAELPGMKYYSSKDFVLFKSRESTYENLLEALKDKSVSMIGLVGLGGSGKTTLAKEVGKKAEELKLFEKVVMATVSQTPNIRSIQLQIVDNLGLKFVEESEEGRAQRLSERLRTGTTLLILDDVWENLDFEAIGIPYNENNKGCGVLLTTRSREVCISMQCQTIIELNLLTGEEAWDLFKLNANITGESPYVLKGVATKIVDECKGLPIAIVTVGSTLKGKTFEEWESALSRLEDSKPLDIPKGLRSPYACLQLSYDNLTNQLAKSLFLLCSIFPEDHEIDLEDLFRFGKGMGLTGTFGTMVKARREMQTAVSILIDSFLLLQASKKERVKMHDMVRDVALWIASERGQAILASTGMDPRMLIEDETIKDKRAISLWDLKNGQLLDDDQLNCPSLEILLFHSPKVAFEVSNACFERLKMIKILAFLTSSYKWGSWWTKIPSYRNLSLPQSIESLKYLHTLCLRGYQLGDISILESLKALEILDLRGSSFIELPNGIASLKKLKLLDLFHCFLQTKNAYEVIGRCLQLNELYLYINSYAYEESPHNISFSRLERYVLIYKMYPWHLPTDMLEEHRPTRALCIDGFNASVQSFISLPIKDFFQKAEYLELRYLKGGYKNVIPSMDPQGMNHLIFLKLEYCPEIECLFDSTNVDPLQTEDAFFSLVILRLSQLDNLEEVFHDPSSRCSLKSLEILNIDYCRQLYNISFPKNSKLCHLKVLRIYNCPMLTFIFKPSIVQTLELLEEVRISECYELKHIIEEVEEGSVDYVSSQSHTSLMLPKLGTLTIRRCQGLEYIFPMCCAHGLASLEELDIEECNELKYVFGNEKEHDLRVYQHQSHRQTKVDINLLYLGELHLKSLPNLVEIWPKYCHPRLPNLEKLICQNCPRLSNFFLHMAVIDSNLQPDTTPMEKDILWLVATMFHQLNDQTIAPELKDVLKLKYLNLNDIVGVKGLFKFQISEPGSIRELVPLNMGLVDLTLFDLPELKFIWKGPTNFLSLQMLDMIYVNGCPKLKTIFSPTIVRSLPMLKTLRISNCEELEHIFDSGDSEEFKCLYTCSQQVCFPNLEWIEVENCNKLKCLFYNFVAGHFPSLADLDIADCSQLEKIFAFEHEAGDDGQEGTAKDGEQVLLRNLTHINFTSLPNFKEIHHGFKLTNNFEQTITDCPKYAPSLYLYPEEEMEWSGECSSD